TGCGGCTGTCGGCGCCTCTCCTGGAACCGGCTCGTCGCCGAAGTAGACGACCCGGCCCCCGTCGACCGCGTAGAAGTTCGTCAGCGGCTGGAGCTGCCCGTCCTCGAAGACGTCGAAGTCCCCCTTCGTCAGACCCCGGATCCTGTTTCCCTTCGAATCGGTCACGACGACGTCGATGTTCGTGACCGTGACGTCGACGTTCCGGACGAGGGGACCGGGCCTCGGCGTGGGAGCCGGACCCTGCGGCGCAGCCGACAGGACGAGGGCGGGAAGGACCGCGAGAAGCGCGGTCGCGACGGCGGGAGGAGACGGCCTGGAGAACACCATGTCGACATTCTACGGATCCCGGAATGCCCGGCCGAAGGGACCCGTTCCGAGAGGACTGCTCCAGTCCCCGATCCGCCCGTTTTCAGAGGAGTTTTCCGCTTGCACTTCCTCCCGCGCTCCCTGAGAATGACCGCCTCGAATAACGGCCGCCCCGGGCCCGGTGGGCGCGCGGACGTTCCGAGAGGTCGAGGGAAGATCCGGAGGTCGGGGCTGAACAAGCCGCAGCTGGAAACGGACGCGGAGACAGAGAACGGCGAGGCGCGCGCGGACGCGGTAATCGCCGAAATTTTCTTCTCCGTCGTCGAAAGTGCTCGTCGGGTTCGGCTCTCCTGCGGGAGGAACCTGCGGTGACGGGTCAGCTCGCTCCTCCCTTCGACACCTTTTCGGGACGCCAACCGAACGCACACCGAGGAAAGCGGGCGACGGGGAGCAGCGAAAGATATGTCTGACCGGGAACGGGACGGTGGTCTCCCGGGTCTCATGACCTCGGGCACCGTGGGTGCGCGAAAGGAGAGAGGGCCGATGACCGGAACCAGGACGGGGAGAGACTCCCGGACGAGCCTCCGGAGCCGGCTTCGCCGCGTGATGGCAGTCGGCGGGCTCATCCTGCTGGGAACGACGGCGACCGGGTGCCAGAAAGTCGTCGATCAGTTCAAGGCGAAGCAGGTCATCCGGAAGGGGAACGCCTACTTCAAGCAGCAGCTGTACGAGGACGCCCTGAAGCTGTACCAGGAGGCGATGGCGCTCGATCCGGAAGAGATCCGGATCAAGAAGTTCGTCGCGATGGCCAACATGGCCGTCTACAACCCGGGATCCGAGCACCCCAAGGACATCCAGGCCCTCGAGACGGCGATCAAGTACTTCAAGGAATACCTTGCCGCCAAGCCCGAGGACGAGAACGCCGCCAAGTTCCTCGTGACGACGTACATGAACTCCCGCCGGTACGACGACGCCATCCAGTACTTCAAGGACTGGATCAAGGTGCACCCCGAGGACCGGCAGGCCGTTCAGACCATCGCCATGCTCTACGCCAAGAAGGGTGACTTCGACCAGTCGATGGAGTGGCAGGACAACCTCGCCAAGGTCGATCCGACGAATGCCGAGGTCTTCTACACGATCGGCGTCACCTGCTGGGACAAGTCGTACAACACCCCGATGGACCAGATGGACGGCGAGGCCCGCAAGGCGCTGATCGACCGCGGGATGGTGGCCCTCGAGAAGGCCAACTCCCTGCGGGAAGACTACTTCGAATCGATGCTCTACGTGAACCTCCTCTACCGGGAGTACGCCAAGCTCGAGAACGACCCGACGAAGAAGGAGGAGCTCCTCGCCAAAGCCACCGAGTGGCAGAAGAAGGCCCTCGCCGCTCGCGACCGTGTCAAGCAGAAAGAACGCGAGGAAGCGGCAAGGAAGAACCCGCTCGAGGCGATCTGACGGGCCCGAGCGAGAGGACCGCTAACATGTTCGAAACTTCCCTCATCGAATCCAAGAAGCAGGCGGCGACCGGCAATCGCTGGCTTTCGGTCCCGATGTCGATCTTCCTGCACTTCGTCATTGGCGGGTCCATCCTGGCCGCGTCGATGTGGTTCATCGAGGAGATCCCGGAGCCGCCGATTCCGATCTCCTTCTACTCCGAGGCCGCTCCCCCGCCGCCTCCCCCGCCGCCTCCCCCGAAGGCCGCTCCCAAAGCCGCGCCCAAGGTCGAGCCGGTGAAACAATCGTCGAACATGGCCCCGATGATCGTCCCCGACGTCCTGCCGGTCGCTCCGACGGAGCCCGACAACTCGAGCGGCGCCGAGGGCGGCGTCGAGGGCGGTGTCGAGGGCGGTGTCGAGGGCGGTGTCATGGGCGGCGTCCTCGGTGGCGTCAAGGGTGGCGTCCTCGGCGGCGCAGCCCAGGTCGAAGAGCCTCTTCGGGTCGGCGGCGACGTCAAGGAGCCCGTCGAGATCTCCCGCGTGCAGCCGGTCTACCCCGAAGCCGCCCGGAAGGCCCGTCTTCAGGGCATCGTCATCCTCGAGGCGATCATCACGAAGGACGGGAACGTCGAGTCCGTCCGCGTTCTTCGGGGAATCAACCCGCTGCTCGACAACGCCGCGATGCGCGCGGTCCAGCAGTGGAAGTACAAGCCCGCGACCTTCAACAACCGGCCGGTTCCGGTCTACCTGACCGTGACCGTGACCTTCAGACTACAGTAACCAATCGCGAACGCGATCCCTAGCGACGCTGTAATTCAACAAGGAGGATCTCGCACCATGGAAATGGATTTTGCACACATCTGGGCCCAGATGTCCATCGCCGTCAAGGCCATCATGATGATTCTCGTGTTCATGTCGGTCTACTCGCTCGGAGTTTCACTCGAGCGCTGGTGGGCCTTCAGGGTCGCGAAGAAGCAGTCGGTGAAGTTCGCCATCGAGATCGGCCCTCTCCTCAAGCAGGAGAAGCTGAAAGAGGCGATCGACCTCGCCAAGAAGTACAAGGGCAGCCACATTGCCAAGGTGGTCTCGCCCGGTCTCCTCGAGTTCGCCTACGAAGCGCACGGCGGCAGCGTTGCCGGCCACGACGTCGTTGCGGCGGCCGAGCGCGCCATCGCCCGGGCTGCGATGATGACCGGTGCGGACATGCGGCGCGGCCTGGGCGGGCTCGCCACGATCGCCACGACCTCCGTGTTCGTCGGCCTTCTCGCCACGGTCATCGGGATCATCCGAGCCTTCCAGGGTATGGCGACCTCCGGCACGGGCGGCCTCGGCGCGGTGTCCGCGGGTATCGCCGAAGCTCTCATCGGAACGGCGCTCGGCCTCTTCGTCGCCATCCCGGCCGTCTGGCTCTACAACTACTTCCTCAACAAGATCGAGCGTTTCAACATCGAGATGTCCAACTCCTCCTCGGAGCTCGTCGACTACTTCATCAAGAGGATGGGCTCCCGGGCGGCCTGAGGAAGGTTGGCCGGGCTCGCTCCCGGCGGCCTTCCTCGGAACTGAACGGAGGACACAACGATGGCAATGCAAAACTTCGGAAACCGGCACGAGACGAAGAGTGAGATCAACGTCACTCCGCTCGTCGACGTCATGCTGGTCCTCCTGATCATCTTCATGGTCATCACGCCCATGCTGCAGAAGGGGAAACCCGTGCTGCTGCCGATGACCGAGCGCCCCGACAAGAAGCCCGAGACGGACAAAGAGCTCCTCATCAGCGTTCAGGCCGACAAGATGATCTTCATCGACGCCAAGTGGTACCCCGAGCCGGAATTCGCTGCGAAGATGCGGGAATACGGTGAGCGCTCGGCCAGCAAGGACGTGCTCATCAAGGCCGACAAGCAGCTCACCTACGGGGACGTCAAGAAAGTCATGAAGATGATCAAGGACGGGGGCTTCGAGAAGATCGCCCTGATCACCGAGCGGAAGACGGAAGAGTAGGAGGGTACGCCATGGGAATGGATGTCGGACCAAGCCAGGGCGGCCCGAAATCGGAGATCAACGTCACGCCCCTGGTCGACGTCATGCTGGTCCTGCTGATCATCTTCATGATCCTGCAGCCGATGCTCCAGATGGGATACGAAGTCAACGTGCCGCCCAACGCGCCGGCGGGTCTCCCGCCGCCGCCGTCCGGCGACCAGATCATCGTCTCGCTGACGACGAGCAACGAGATCTACCTCAACAAGGAGCGGGTCGACCGCTCCAACCTGCCGATCCGGCTCCAGGAAGTTCTCCGCAACCGCGGCAACAGGCCGGTCTTCTTCTCCTGTGAGGACGCCGTGAAGTACGACAAGGCCATGGAGATCATGGACGTCGTCCGGAACAACGGTGCCAAGAACATCGGAATCGTCATGGACTGGGTCAACCCCCTGGAAGCGGCCGCGCCGACTTCCTGAGACGGACCGGCTTCCCGCGCGGGCGGATCGGCCGTCCCGAGCCTATGTACCGTGCGTCCCCGGCCTCCCGCCGGGGACGTTTCCTTTAGGCGACGCCGTGCGAACGGCGACGGGCGGCCACGGCCTCCCCGCCACTCACCGCCCTCCCCTGCCGCTCCCCGGGAATCGAGCCTGGACGGGAAAAGGGCCCCGGTGGTGCGCACCGGGGCCCTCGGGGATCGCCTGGCGGCGCCGCAGGGGCGCGCCCGCTCAGATGAGGGTCGCGATGACGAGCGCGATCACCGACATCAGCTTGAGCAGGATGTTCAGGGACGGGCCGGACGTGTCCTTGAACGGGTCGCCTACGGTGTCGCCGACGACGGCCGCCTTGTGCGGGTCGGAGCCCTTGTAGTACTTCCGCCCGTCGACCTCGACGCCTTCCTCGAACATCTTCTTGGCGTTGTCCCAGGCGCCGCCCGAGTTCGACTGGAAGATCGCGAGGAGGACGCCGGTCGCCGTCACTCCCGCGAGAAGGCCCCCGAGCATCTCGGCTCCTGACCCCAGGCCGAGAAGCCTGGGGCCGAACCCGATGGCGACGGGCACGATGACCGCGAGGAGGCCGGGAGCGACCATCTCCCGGATCGCCGCAGTCGTCGAGATCTCGACGCACTTGCCGTACTCGGCCTTGCCGAGCGCATCCTCGAAGATCTTCTGGTCCTCGACGGGCCAGTCCTTGAAGTCCTTCCCGGAGTGGGCGTCCATCGCGAAGATCGCCGCCTTGAGCGCCGGGATCTCCGAGAACTGGCGGCGGACCTCCTGGATCATCGCCATCGCAGCCCGGCCGACGGCCGCCATCGCCATCGACGAGAACAGGAACGGCATCATGGCCCCGATGAAGAGGCCCGCCATGACCTCCGCCTTGGAGACGTCGATCGTCTTCAGGTGGGCGGCCGTCATGAACGCGCCGAAGAGGGCGAGCGCCGTCAGCGCCGCGGAGGCGATCGCGAAGCCCTTCCCGATGGCGGCGGTGGTGTTGCCGACGGCGTCGAGCTTGTCGGTCCGGCGGCGCACGTCCTTCGGCAGCTCGGCCATCTCCGCGATGCCGCCCGCGTTGTCGGAGATCGGACCGTAGGCGTCGACGGCGAGCTGGATGCCCGTGTTCGAGAGCATGCCGACGGCGGCGATCGCGATGCCGTAGAGCCCGCCGAAGTGGAACGCGCCGATGATCGAGGCAGCCAGGATCAGGATCGGCCAGGCCGTCGAGCGCATGCCGACGCCGAGCCCCGCGATGATGTTCGTGGCGGCACCGGTCACCGACTGCCGGACGATGGACATCACCGGCGCGGTGCCCGTCCCGGTGTAGTGCTCGGTGAGCATACCGATCGCGAGGCCGGCGAAGAGGCCGATGACCGTCGAGAAGAAGATCCCGAGTGAGGTGACGGTCCTCTCGGTCCCGTAGAGAAGGTCCTGGTAGACGAAGCTCGAGGGGAGCATTCCCCGGATGATGAAGAACGAGAGGACGACCATCACGATCGACGATCCGAACTCGCCGGTATTGAGCGCCCGCTGGGGCGACCCGCCCTCCTTGACCCGGACGAAGAAGGTCCCGCCGATCGAGGTCAGCACCCCGACGCCCGCCAGCGCGAGCGGGAGCAGGACCGCCGAGAGGCCGTCGAACCCGTCGGCCGTGAAGGCTTCCCCCGAGGGGAGCCGCGCGGCCATGAACGCGGCTCCCAGGACCATCGAGCCGACGATGGAGCCGACGTACGACTCGAAGAGGTCGGCGCCCATGCCGGCGACGTCGCCGACGTTGTCACCGACGTTGTCGGCGATCGTGGCGGGATTCAGCGGGTGATCCTCCGGGATACCGGCCTCGACCTTGCCGACGAGGTCGGCACCGACGTCGGCCGCCTTCGTGTAGATGCCCCCGCCGACCCGGGCGAAGAGGGCGATCGAGCTGGCGCCGAAGGAGAAGCCGGTGATGACCGTGATCGTCCGGTTCACGTCTCCGTCGAAGAACCTCGAAAAGAGCAGGAAGCAGGTCCCGAGGCCGAGGACGCCGAGACCGACGACGCCCATCCCCATCACCGAGCCGCCCGCGAAGGCGATCTCGAGCGCCGGGCCGAGCCCTCGCCGGGCCGCCTGGGTCGTCCGGACGTTCGCCTTCGTCGCGACTTTCATCCCGATGAGCCCCGCGAGGGCCGAGCAGAGGGCCCCCGCGATGAACGCGACCGCGACGAGGGGGTGCGACTCCTTCTGCAGGGCGCCGGAGATCCCGAGGAGGATCGCCACGACGACGACGAAGACCGCGAGGACCCGATACTCGGCTCGCAGGAACGCCATGGCGCCCTGCTGGATGGCCGCGGCGATCTTCACCATCCGCTCGTTGCCGGGGTCCTGCCGCGAAACCCAGGACGACTTCAGCCACGTGTACAGGAGACCGGCGAGTCCGAGCACCGGGATGATGTAGAGCAGCGTCTCTGCGTTCATGCGCCTCCGCTCCGAAATGGGGTCTTCGGGAGCCGGAAGGCTCCGAGCCGGCGGATGGTCTCACGCTCGGACCGCGGGGCCAAGGTACCCCCGGCCGGCACTCCCGGCCCGCCGACGCCGAATCCGACGGCCCGTCCACCCCTCGTCGGGGCATCACCCGTCAGAGCAGGAGCGAGAAGACCTCGTTCGAGAGGAGGACTCCGGTGCGGGTCAGGCGGACCCGGCCCGGCTCCCGCACGAGAAGGCCCGCCTCGAAGGCGTCGTCGATGCGGGCCCGATCGGAGGCCGGGAGGGTCGCGACGGCCGCGTCCCACTCCGGCTCGTCGACGCCAGTGGCCCTCCGGAGGCCGAGGAGGACCCCTTCCCGGCGGGCTGCGTCGGCAGGAAGCTCCTCTTCCGACACGAAGGCGGTGCCGTTCTCCTCTACGGCCCGAAGATAGGCAGGGATCGATCCGCTGTTCGTCCGCCGGGCCCTTCCGTCGAAGGAGGCGGCGGAGGCCCCCAGGGCGATGACGGGCTCGCGATTCCAGTACTTCAGGTTGTGGCGGCTTTCGTCGCCCTCCCTCGCCCAGTTGGACGTCTCGTAACGCGCCAGCCCCGCGGCCGCGCAGACGTCGTCGACCTCCTCCCACCGGGCGGCCATCTCGTCGTCGCCGGCGAAGAGCGCGGGCATCGCCTCTCTCATCGCGACGAGGCGGGGAGCCTTTTCGATCTCGAGGAGGTAGACCGAGACGTGACCGACTCCCGCCTCGAGGATCGTCCCGAGGCTCTGGCGGAGGCTTTCCTTCGACTGCCCGGGGATACCGATCATCAGGTCGGCCGAGACCCTCAGGCCTCGCGAGACGGCCCGGCGTAGGGCCCCGAGCGCCCCGGCGGCGTCGTGGCGCCGCTCCAGCGGCGCGAGCTCGCCGTCGCTGAGCGACTGGATACCGATCGAGAGCCGGTTCACACCGAGGTCGACGAGGGCCGAGAGGCGCCGGTCGTCGAGGTCGTCGGGGTTCGCCTCGGCCGATATCTCGGCGTCCGCTGCGACCCCGAGCACTTCCCGCAGCGTGGAGAGGACCCGGGCCAGGCTCGAGGGCTCGACGAACGACGGCGTCCCTCCTCCGAAGTAGACCGTGTCCAGCGGCCCCTCGACCTCCCCTGCACGCGCTCGCGCCTCGCGGGTGATCGCGTCGAAGTACGCGCTCTCCGTCTCCCTGCCTGTGACGGCGACGAACGAGCAGTACGTGCAGCGGTGCGCGCAGTAGGGAACGTGGACGTACGCGCCGGGTCGGCCCGTCACGAGCCGAGGAGCGCGCGAAGCCGGTCGTCGCGGGACGGGGCGCCTGCGGCTCCGAGGAGGCGCTCCACGTACTTCGCCAGGATGTCGACCTCGACGTTTACGAGGTCTCCCGGCCGGCGCCCGGAGAGGGTCGTGGCGCGGAACGTCTCGGGGATGACGGCCACGCGAACCTCCTCGGCGTCGAGCGCGGCGACCGTGAGGGAGATTCCGTCGAGGGCGATCGACCCCTTCTCCACGACGTACCGCGACCACGCCTCGCCGATCCGGATGCCGAGGGTCCAGAAGCCGCCGGTTCTCTCGAGGCGGGTCACGGGGGCCGTGGCGTCGACGTGCCCCTGGACCACGTGCCCGCCCATCCGGGCTCCCACGGCCAGCGCACGCTCGAGGTTCACCGGATCGCCCGGCCGAAGGGCCCCGAGCGTCGAGCGTTCGAGGCTCTCGGCGGAGACGTCGAACCGCAGGACACCCTCGCCTCCGCCGGGGACCAGCGTGAGGCAGACGCCGGAGACGCAGAGGCTCTCACCGCGAGCGACGTCGCCCCAGGCGTCCGGAGCGTCCAGGTCCAGGAGCGCGCCTCCGGCTTGCCGCCTGAGGGTCCGCACCGCGGTGCACGACTCGACGAGCCCCGTGAACACGTCGCGATCCTACGCCTCACCCGGCCACGAGAGCCGGCCTGTGACGCGGAAACCGTCCCCGAGAGGTGCCAGCTCGAGGCCCGCGAGGCGAGGCGCCTCGGCCAGGGTTGCGTAGCCGGAGCCGGAAAAGGCGGTTGGCGCGCCTCGCCCGCCGAGGAGGAGCGGGGCGTGGTAGGCCGTCACCCTGTCCGCGAGACGGGCCTCGACGAAGCCCCACGCCGTCTCGCCGCCCCCTTCCACGAGGAGTGACCGGACCTCGTGCGCGGCCAGCACGGCCAGGAGCGCAGCAAGGTCGACCCGGCCGGCTCCGCCGGACGGGAGCGACAGGACCCGAACGCCGCGCTCCCGGAACGGGTCGAGCCGCGGGCCGTCCGCATCCACGGCGGTCGCGAGCCACGCCTCGCCCGGGGCCTCCGGCGAGAAGACCCGTGCCTGTGCACCGACCCGCAGGCGCCCGTCCACGACGACGCGGCGATGCGGGACGATGGAGCGGTTCAAGCCGTCACGGCGTGTCAGGAGAGGGTCGTCCGCCAGGACGGTCCCGGCTCCGACGAGGATCGCGTCGCACTCCTCCCGAAGGCGCATCCCGTCTGCCCGGGCCTCGTCTCCGGTGATCCAGCGGCTCTCCCCCGTCGCGGTTGCGATCCTCCCGTCGAGGGACGCGGCCCACTTCAGGTGGACGAACGGACGCCCGGTCCGGACCGAAACGAGGAAAGGCTCGTTCAGCCTCTCGGCCCGCGCGGCGAAGAAGCCGGCTTCCGAGTCGACCCCGGCGGAACGGAGCCATTCGCGGCCCTTCCCCGCCGTCCGCGGGTCGGGGTCGAGCGTGGAGAAGACGACCCGCGCGACTCCGGCATCCACGAGTGCGCCCGCGCAGGGCGGGGTTCTCCCCTCGTGCGCGCACGGCTCCAGGTTCAGGACGACGGTGGCACCACGGGCCCGGCTTCCGGCCTGGGCGAGGGCGACGACCTCGGCATGAGGGCCTCCTGCCCGGTCGTGCCAGCCCTCTCCGACGATCTCGCCCCCCGACGACACGACCACGGCTCCGACGCGCGGGTTCGGCGAGGTGGAATACCGTCCCCTCTCGGCGAGCTCGAAGACCCGCTCGAAGGCTGCGGCCAGTTCAGTCATCGATGAGCGCCGAGGCGAAGCCGGCCGGGTCGAAGTCGAGGAGGTCGTCGACGGTCTCGCCCACGCCGACGTACCGCACCGGGATCGCCAGCTCGCGGACGATCGCGAGGATGACACCACCTTTGGCCGTCCCGTCCATCTTCGTCAGCACGAGACCCGTGACACCCGCGGCTCTCAGGAACTCGCGCGCCTGCGCGAGCCCGTTCATTCCGGTCACCGCGTCGAGGACCAGGAGGACCTCGTGAGGCGCCCCTTCGATCTCCCGCGCGGCGATCCGCCGGATCTTCGAGAGCTCTTCCATGAGGTTGTGCTTGGTGTGGAGGCGCCCCGCCGTGTCGATGAGGAGAAGGTCCGCCCCCCGGGCCTTCGCGATGGCACACGCGTCGAAGACGACGGCGGCCGGGTCGGCGCCCGGCCGGTGCTTGACGAGAGGGATGCCGATACGCTCCGCCCAGACCTCGAGCTGGTCGATCGCGGCGGCGCGGAACGTGTCGGCGGCGGCGAGGACGGGCTTTCCGCCGGACGCGGACGCGCGTGCGGCGAGCTTGGCGGCGGTCGTCGTCTTTCCCGTCCCGTTCACGCCGACCATCAGGACGACGCGGGGCTGGCCCGGTCCCGGCGCTCCGACGGGAGGACCCGGCACCGAGAGCCGCTTCTCGATCTCGGCCTTGAGGACCCGTCGGACGACGTCGGACTCCCCCGCGTCCCTCCGGCCCGCCTCGACCCGCACCGCCTCCACCAGCTCGGCAGCCGTCGCCGGTCCGACGTCGGCCGCGAGAAGCGCTTCCTCGAGCGCGTCGAGGGCCTTCGGGTCGGGCGAGAATCGGGCCTTGATCGCGTCGCCGACGCGCGCGACCAGCTCCGTGTGGGTCATGAAGAGCCCGCGCTTCAGGCGGGCCATCAGCGACGGCTTCGGTACCTCGGCCACGGCGTCCGTCCCTCTCAGCCGATCTCGGCGACGAGCTTCTCGCGCGCGGCGGCGAGCAGGGGCCTCGCGACCGACGGGATCCCGCCCCGACCGAACAGGGCGAGGATGAAGTAGCCGTCCTTGATGGAGGTGGCGAGGACGCGCCCGGCTTCGAAATCGAAATCGACCTCGGTCACGTCGCCGAGACCGCCGGCGGCCGCGGCTCGCCCGAGTTCCGTCGTCCACACCGAGTGGTAGGCGCCGAAGATCTCCAGGAGCTCCTGGTCGCCGAGGCTCGCGATCTCCTGCCCCTGCGGGTCGAGGAACGCGACGGCCCGCGCCTCGGGCGCGTCGAGGACCGGGCGGAGGACGTCGTCGAAGCTCATCGATCCCTTCCTGTTTGGCCCGGCTCCCCGCCGAGGAAGCGCCGCGCCTTCTTCGCCTCGTCGCTCTCCGGCGCGGACTGCACCGTCCGCTCCATGTAGCGGACGGCGAGGTCGCGCCGGTCGGTCGTCAGGAGGCAGAGTGCCGCGTTGTAGTTCGAGATGGCGTCCTTCGGGTCGTCCCGCAGGAAGAGGAGGAAGTCCTCGAGGGCACCCCGGAAATCCTCCAGCTTCATGCGGGCGAGGCCCCGCTCCCGGACCGCCTTCGCGTAGCCGGGGTCGTCCGCCAGGACCGTCGTCAGCTCGCGCTCCGCGTCCGCCCAGCGAAGCTGCTTTCCCCGGAGGAGCGCGAGATTGAAGCGGGCGTTGACGTGCTCGGCGGACGGCGGACGCGCGAGGACGGCCTCGAAGTCCGCCTCGGCGTCCGCGAGGTTGCCCGCCTCCATCGCCGCGACACCGCGATTGTTGAGAGGCTCGATGAGGTTCGGGTCCAGCCCGATCGCCTCGGTGAAGAGCTTCGTCGAATTGCGGTAGTCCTTCTTGTAGAGCAGCGCGAGGCCGAGCGCGTTGGCGACCTCCGCATTTCTCGGGTACGCCGCCCGGGCCTGGTTGAGCATGTGGATCGCTTCGTCGACGCGACCCTCCCGCAGCATGGCGAGCCCGTTGCGGAAGTCGACGAGGTCGGCGGTGAGCGCGCTCGGCTCGCGGGCGGCCTGGTCCCTTTCCAGCGCGGTCTTGCAGCCGGAGGACAGGAGGACCGCGGCGAGCGCCGCGGCGAGCGGCCACTGCCTCACGCGACCGCCTGCCGGGCCGCTTCGCCCACGACCTCGAGCTCGTGGCTGGCGAACGCCTGCTCGAGCGCGTCGGTGACCCGGGTGTCGTAGCGGGTCCCGGCGAACGTCTTGATGCGCGAGACGACGTAGTCGCTCTTCATCGCCTTCTGGTAAGGGCGCGACGTCGTCATGGCGTCGAACGTGTCGGCCACGGAGATGATTCTTGCGAGCATCGGGATCTCCTCGGCCGCGAGCCCTTCCGGGTACCCGGTCCCGTCCCATTTCTCGTGGTGGTACTTCATTCCCGGGATGATCCACTTCAGCTGCGGGATCTGCCCCATGATCAGGGCCCCCTTCACGGGGTGGAGCTTCATGACCTCGAACTCGTCGTCGGTCAGCGCCGTCGGCTTGCGCAAGATCCGGTCGTCGATGCCGATCTTGCCGACGTCGTGCAGGAGCGCGGCGATCCGCACTTTCCGCACCTCGTCCGCCGGAAGACCGAGGTTCCGGGCGATGGAGACGGAGTACCGTGCCACGCGCTCCGAGTGGCCGCGCGTATAGGGGTCCTTCGCGTCCACGGCAGCGGCGAGGGCGCGGATGGAATTCAGGAAGAGCTCCTGGTTCTCGCGGGCCGCGAGCTTCAGCTTCTCGACCGATTTCTCCAGCTCGCCCCCCATGTGGTTGAAGCCCTCCGCCAGCTCGGCCAGCTCGAAGGTTCCGGGGACCTCGACCCGCTGCGTCAGGTCCCCTTCCGACATCTTGCGGACCGAATCGGCCAGTGCGCGCACGGGCCGCGAAAGCGCGTTGGCCGCCAGGAACGCCGCGATGACGGCGAGGGCGACGGCCAGGGCCGCCACGAGCCACGAGGTCCGCGTCATCTGCGTCGCCGCGGCGAAGGCGCGTGCGACGTCCTTCTCGACGAGGACGCCCCAGTCGGGCAGGTTCGGCGCGGGCCCGACGGGCGATACCGTGCCCAGGACGCGCCGGGCCGAAGGCCCCTCGCCGCGTGAGTACGTTCGCGTGAGGCGGACCGGGTGCTGGACGAACTCCGAGACGAGCTCGACCTTCAGGAGAGGCTCGCTGCCGCCGATGGCCCCGACGTCGCTCGCCAGGACGAGGTTCCCTCTCCGGTCGACGATGTAGGCGACGAGGTCGCGCTTCTTCTCGAGCTCGAGGAGCGCACGGATCGGGGCGAGGGAGACGAACGCCTCGACGACCCCGACGACGCCCCCCTCCGGGGCGGACACGGGCACGGCGATGACGATTCCCGGATCGAGGAGCGAGGGAACGCGGAGGGCCTCGCCGACGTAGGTCGAGCCGCGCATCGCGGCCGCGAAGGCCCTGTTCAGCTCCTCTTCCAGCGCGCCGTCGATCTGCGCGGGCTGGATGACTCCGCCGAGGCGGTCGGCGTCGAGAGCGCGAAGAACGAGGAAGCTCGGCTCGGCATCCCGGTAGCGCGCGATGAGCGCCGTTCGGCCGACGAACGCGAAGGGGTCCTGGTCGGGCGCCACGGCGCGGGCCAGCTCGAGGCCGTCCCCGATCTTCGTGACCTGGACGAGCATCCGCCTCAGGAAGCCTTCGATCCCGTCCGAGAGCGTCACGGCGCTCCGGGTCAGGTACTGCTTCTCGGCCGTCTCGAGCGCTTCGCGGTTGATCGACACGAGCCGCATCGCAGAGAAGGCGAGGGGCACGATCGACACGACGACGAGAACCGCGATCAGGGCCGTCACGATCCGGAGCCGCGGCCTTCTGGGAATGGGGATCACCCCCGGATTCTAGCTGCCGGCATCGTCCGGCAGGCTCGCGACGATCTCCACCGCCGTCACCCGTTCGAGGCGAGGGCGCCCCGGCCCCGCGAGAAGGACGTCCCTCAGCCCCGCGCGGTCCCGCTTCTTGTCGGCACC
The sequence above is a segment of the Holophagales bacterium genome. Coding sequences within it:
- a CDS encoding HD domain-containing protein; amino-acid sequence: MIPIPRRPRLRIVTALIAVLVVVSIVPLAFSAMRLVSINREALETAEKQYLTRSAVTLSDGIEGFLRRMLVQVTKIGDGLELARAVAPDQDPFAFVGRTALIARYRDAEPSFLVLRALDADRLGGVIQPAQIDGALEEELNRAFAAAMRGSTYVGEALRVPSLLDPGIVIAVPVSAPEGGVVGVVEAFVSLAPIRALLELEKKRDLVAYIVDRRGNLVLASDVGAIGGSEPLLKVELVSEFVQHPVRLTRTYSRGEGPSARRVLGTVSPVGPAPNLPDWGVLVEKDVARAFAAATQMTRTSWLVAALAVALAVIAAFLAANALSRPVRALADSVRKMSEGDLTQRVEVPGTFELAELAEGFNHMGGELEKSVEKLKLAARENQELFLNSIRALAAAVDAKDPYTRGHSERVARYSVSIARNLGLPADEVRKVRIAALLHDVGKIGIDDRILRKPTALTDDEFEVMKLHPVKGALIMGQIPQLKWIIPGMKYHHEKWDGTGYPEGLAAEEIPMLARIISVADTFDAMTTSRPYQKAMKSDYVVSRIKTFAGTRYDTRVTDALEQAFASHELEVVGEAARQAVA